In Populus alba chromosome 4, ASM523922v2, whole genome shotgun sequence, the genomic window AGTTAAGATAACTAGTATTGGAGGATTATCTTGTTAGCTagcatttgtttttgaatttatgatCTCTTGCCCTGCTTTGATTTACatagtaaaatcaattattattgttgttattattaactTGGATTTGGATTTGGCATGCGGAtaggattttgttttcttcttcagaGCATCCAGGGAAATTCAAGTTGGCCAGAAGGATGAGTTGTTTGGCTACTAAATGGAGGAGATGGAATGGTACTATTTTTGTAAATCAGGGAGTCCATGTTGTTAGAGCTTCAAGCAAAGATTCAGAAGCCTGGAAGGGATGATCGGCCTTCAACTTCAGATGAAAGAAACGAGCTAAAAACACTCTTTATCTCAGATCACCGGGAGACTGACAAGCGCGTGGAAGCAATCTGGAGGATTGTATCCTCCAATGGTGCAATCGGCGGATATAAACGTGAATCCTCGGAGATGATGCATTGAAGGTATTTTAGTTCTGCAAAATCTGACTCATTTATCAAGTGGTCTCCAACAACAGtaattacattattttaatacggtgatgttaaaaataatttaaaaaaataaaaaatattattgatatatattttaataaaaaaatttatttaaaaaacaaaacaattacatTGATAAACAAGCTCTAAGTAATGCCCATTCCATAGCCCTATGAATATATCAATTTCCGTGTACTTAAAATTACCGTCCTTGTTCTTCCAACTATAAAGCTTGATGAtggagaattaaaataaaaaactatattccaATCTGGCAACTCATCATCAAGTATCAATTTATTTCGTCGAATTCCGCATAAAATCCAATAGGACAATGTGAGAATTGTTTGATGCTGAGACTTTAACAAGAAAATACAAAcgaatacaccaaaacaatatttttattaatagcttatggtgaatttttttaattgaatatatttttatagtattcattagtaaatattgataaaaaatatttttttagtatatattgagagaattataataaaaaaaaatcctaaaaaaatacaaagatgtgttatttttacaaataaaattacctATAGATTTAAAAAGTTCTGGAATAGTTAATTTTTGATATACAAAATTACattgatgatgaaaaataatgaaatgattaaaatatgctaaatatatttatttttttggcatttttctaattatatttgaaatacaaacaaaaatagggttaaaattaaattataacaaaCACTTTGTTCAATTATATTGTCTCTTTGACACTCGTTTTCTATCAACATAGAGGGCAAGGGAAGTGAATGTGGGGAAGAAGAGACCTCTATTTCTTGCTTTCATTTTGAAAGGACATTCGTTTGTTGTCTTAGATATTCATTTCTTGCACCATTTCACTTTATATATAAGCCCATGAATCAAGCCCAACACTATAATGGTCATCCCAGGAGTCCTGCTAACATGGTCCAAGCCCAAACCCAAAGAGTATTGAAGCCTAGAATTGGACTTGTGCTCTAACATTCACTGAGGATAGCCCACTTGAAATGAAAAGttggtttttattatatttatacttaaatatttatattatattatcaagtTTTGGATATACAGAGTATTATTTATCTAaggtatatataaatatattaaatagaaaatttataataatcacaattttaagatatgatatttgatttgataattttcaaatcttattagttattcataaaataattatttaaaaagacttcttttttatttgagtcaTCCGGgttattatagttttgaaacatggCCCGGCCTGGCCGGTTGACCAGGGATTGAAATCAAGctgggttaaagaaaaaataaaaaaaaaaaaactcagtgtGATTCAGTAACTCGGCAAAACCTGTTAAAAATTCGGTTGCAACCcgttgagtgttttttttttttatataaaaaacaacaacacagttttgatttttttttaaaaaaaaattgacctgaaTGACCTAATGACTCGGTCAAAACCCGGTGATCCTGTCAAAACCTAAAATCCAGGTTTTGGACCAAGTTAGCTACTGtgccgggtttaaaaactatgcggGTTAATAATCATTGTgcttaagttaaaaaaaaattaaaattcgcACTTAATATGCAAAGGGGGAGAGCAAATTAGGGCAGATtataacattttataaaaaataaaaaacaattttcttaaaattattagtgCAAAATCTATTACTACAGTGTCAAATACTTGAACAAACGAAGAATAAACTGTTCAATTTCCTGCTAGGTTCTCAAGTGTGCTCATGTACTGAGCAGCACAAAACGTTCACTTTGATGAAGTCTTGAGACCTTGGATGCCTCGATTATTTCAGATAATGGCActgaaaacaaaaacttgaagaTTCATACACTTCAGATAATGGCActgaaaacaaaaacttgaagaTTCATACACAGTATTAGAGGATTCATTTACGAAACCGTCAATGTTGTACAAGAAAATTAATGGAAATGAGCAGGCAGTAGATTAAGAACAGGATAATTGGTTGGTAAAAATGGTGGGAAAGCAAAGGGTTGCTTCGTTTGGAGACTAGTGTTTGAGAAAGATGAGAAAATAGagagacagaaaagaaaaaagctgaGAAAAACATGCTTCAATCTATTTTCAACGGCTGCTTTGGAGTGCTTTCATGTCATGGgacccttctctttcttttgcaAATGTCTTACATGGAAATGGGAAGCAATCATCTCCCTTTTGAGATGACCTTTGTgcatgaaaatacaaaatttgctgtaattttgacattttttttattaaaaaaaaacaagaaaggcaCTTCTTGATTTGATGGAGCACCATTTCTTGGGAtggattctttcttttctttttttttgaaaaaaacaaaagaagatcaCAAGATATCATCCGATCAGGAATCAGGAAATATACATCATGACCCCGAGTTTCACCTCTAAATGTTTTTGGATTATGTTAGCATGCATTCTATTGCGTTGATactcaattatatataataatatgtagagagagagagagagatctaaTACAAGTTTCATGAAAAGGTTATGGAATTGTAAGATTGGCCATCTCAAAGAGATAATTAAAGAAGCTCGGACTCAAAAGAAGAAATCATGGGATTTTTGTTCATACAAATGGCGCTTCGAACCTGGAACGAGCTCAAAAAAATACTTGTAAAGaggggaaaataaataaataattgaattttaatgagAAAGGTGAAGATAAGGCTTTCATTTCATTCTCGGACAAGGTGATTGTGTGGTTGACAAAAGAGTCTCAATCAACGTTTTGGAGGTAAAATTAAagagcttctttctttttcctggcttcttttaataatttatgcTGCAATTATTACTCCATCTGTTTTCCAAAACTAAATAAttcaagttttctttttgtAGCTGAGAGGATTCTTAGCTTAATagtaatctctctctctctctctcccctctccCCCTCTCccaatgtttttaaaagttttatattGTTAAAGGTAAGGGTTTTCGTGGCTCTAGTGTTAGTTTCTGATAAAAGTTAAGGGGTTCGCTCTCAACAGGTtgttaaattttacttttttaattttttttttaaattctggaTAGCAATGTGGTCTAGATCATCAACcttttcaagattcattctttTGGCCACTCAgccatttctttcttctcttaaaTCATGGCGGTTTGGTACTGCATAGCTGTAAGGTCTCAAAGAcattgattctctctctctgtcttttgGCCACACATGCCCTTGTTCTATACCAAAGCCCTCTCAGATTAAATTATGCACATGGCTTGTTGCTGTTGCAATACAACCTTTTGATGTCCAAGCAGCTTCttcattctttctatttaatggTAGATTACGTGAGATATTGCCGTGCCTTTTCCATGATTACATCTTGATGTTTAAGCTGGATTTGAGCTGGGAACCTAGGCATTAATCCCGTCAAAATGAGCTCTAAACTTGAATCCAGAAGGTAcgtgataattaattaatagtcaAAATGGGTAATTAGTGATTTGCATTAGCACTAACCAGTGTGTTTTTCTTGCTGTAATATGGCATTATTCTTGATGATGATTATAATCATACATCATGTGAAAAACTGATCAATGGTTGGTCCCTTGGCGGTCATAATTATTTGTCAGTTCATAATTACAAGAGTAGTTGATAAATCATAAACTCCAGCAGCCTACAGGTTAATTGTGGGGTTATTAAGGTTAATGTAATGTAATTCAGCACTCAAAAGGTGACGACTTTTTTAAAGGCACCAAGAGGCCTTTCCTGTTTTCGGCTCTCCAGACATGAAGGCCCatgcttttgatttcttaaaatatGCTTCTTGAGACAAGGTATAGTAGTAATCAGTAAGTTAGGCATCCGGATCTTGAACATCAAAAACTGTACTGCTGGCCTTTGATTATCATATAACTTTGTCTTTACATTTTCTATTGGAGTATAAAGCTAGTTCGGTTCAGCTACATGACGTAAAGTATTCATTGAGAAGTGTAAATGTCTTGTGTTTCCAGGGCAGCTAATACCCCCTAGAATCTCAAGACTTGGATGATGCATGCTTCTATTTCTCAGGGCCAAATTCAAATGCCTTCCAGCTCCTCCAAATGATGAGGTCAGGTTACACTTTATATAGCTATCTATGATCACAATAGTGTATAGCAAATTAGCAGCTCACCTATTTCACCACACCACAGGAAGAGCAGCATCAACTGAAGATCATCAAAATCCGCGAGCAAGACAACTTTCATGTTAGTTCTAGTTCTATCTGCTTGTCATTGGTTCTTCTAGCTTGAGCTTCTTCGTTCAGAATTACATTTTCTCAAATATCTTGGTGTTACCTGACCTCAGATCTGTTATATCACAAGTGGCATCATCATTTTCACCCTGTCTTCTGAGTTTAGTCTTTATCTGTGTACTCTTGTGCATTTAGACAGCAATTATTTAGTGGGATTAGCTGATCCTCTGGAAATATACGATCTCTGTGTGCTGATGAATGTCCACAGGCATGCTTGTCTACACAATGTAATTAGTAGGCGGCATGCTCTTGCTTTGTAGTGATCATTACCAATCTTTATGTAGTATGATGGGAAATGTTAATGACTTAACCATTCCTGTGAAGGGCAATGTTTATGAGAAGTTAGGAGTAATTTAATGGGGGTTTCTTGACACAtagtttgaaattaaaacagCAGGTAGCCTAGTATTCGACAGAGAGAGACCATTGTTGGGAATTGAAGGGCATTAGTTGAAATCCAAAGGCAGTTGCAAAGGTCAAAGCTCCTCCAGAAAAATGGCATTCTTGTCAAGATTCACATGAACACTTTCCTTAGGAAGGTCAGGTCCCCTGGATTTTTTAGGGGTCTGGTTTTAGAACTAGACCACCAGTTATTCACTTGCCTGTTCACCTAGCTTATCAAAATCGGTCAAGTTTTCCTATCTGCAAtcatataatcatttttttcagcATTGTGTTCAATTTTGTTCTTATTGTTGATGAAGGATGATGCCTTCTTCCTTCACATTGTAATTGCTAGTGCGCGTGCGCGCGTGCTGAACTTTTGTTCTCTTTGTTAGCTAAGCAATTCCTTTATTCATTAGagtgctatttattttttgcttcagGGACAATGACTGACCACGGGACCAGAGACAGGAAACAACTATTGGATCTCAGTCTCAAGAAGCTATAAGTGTAAGTTTGATACTTCAGAGTTGTGCTACCCACAATAGCCCTTcaggaagaaagaaaacaagaagacaATGAGTGAGCTAGGTTCTGAAAGATCAAAGCCATGGAACATATACACAAGTTCAGACCCTGCACCATCTCAAACAGGAGAAATTGATAGGGAAGCCCCATGGAAAAGTTTTGGAACGTCCATGAATGCcatttcttttggttttgttgcAACAGCAATCTTGATATCAATGTTTCTTATAATGGCCATCTTCGAACATCTGTTTAGGCCTAATCCTTCTTTTTCTACACCTCAAGAAGTCACCGATGGTTCTTCAGAATCAAGACCACTACACAAACTTGGAAACCCTCAAACAGTAAGTCTTCACTAATCATTTAAGTTGTATGTTTcactttttgatgaaaaaaagaaaaaaaccatgtactATGGTAGCGTTTGGTTGTTGTCCCAAGACAAACGAGATGGAGATATTAGGAATAGAAAGGATATGTCTCCTGTCCTCCTTATTTTTGAAAGGACAGAAATTCACTCCAAGGCCTAATCcttatttgttctttttgtatCTGATATCCTGAAACACTCACCAAACTCaaccatatatttttcttcGGCCTATTGTGTAAGAAGCCTGCTAGTTATATGCTTCTATGgattaatgaaaataagttCTTGGCTTTGTGACAGGTTCCAGCAGCTTATGCATCAGATTTTGCAGTAATGATGCCTGGACATCAGCTTCCAACTTATATTGCCCAACCAGCACCCTTACCTTGTCCCAGGGAAAACATTTATTGGCCTAACCATGAGCAAAACCTTGTTTTTCCTTGAAAACATAGTGTAATACTTGCATTTGATCATGCAGCGGCAGTTATGTTATACTATCTAtctatatcaaaatgattcatCACTATTATGCACTACTCATTTCTCTGGCTTTCGTTACCAGATGAGACTAATTGATGAAAATCTGGccatttttacttgaaaaatcgATCATTCctgataaaaagaagaagaagaagaagaagaagaagaagaagaagaaagagaaagaaatagccCTCCGTTGACCAATCATGCCACCTTGAGTGGGCAATTCATGGGTTTCGCCCTTCTTTAGGATAAGACGCTCTGTCAGAAAGACCGCTGTATTTCTACTGTTTGAATCATCACAAGGATTTCCAGTGTTGGaaaattttttcatcaaaatgtCAACCAGCAAATTATATGCTATGAGTACGATGCCTCGTAAAGTTTGTCAGTGTAAATCTGCACACGAACTTGGCCATTTTCCAAGTATCATGTGTTGAAGAACCACAATGTGTTCTACAGGTTAAATGTTACAGAAGACAATGATGATTCAGTATTCCAATCCAACAC contains:
- the LOC118031137 gene encoding uncharacterized protein: MSELGSERSKPWNIYTSSDPAPSQTGEIDREAPWKSFGTSMNAISFGFVATAILISMFLIMAIFEHLFRPNPSFSTPQEVTDGSSESRPLHKLGNPQTVPAAYASDFAVMMPGHQLPTYIAQPAPLPCPRENIYWPNHEQNLVFP